A genomic region of Nerophis lumbriciformis linkage group LG28, RoL_Nlum_v2.1, whole genome shotgun sequence contains the following coding sequences:
- the brk1 gene encoding probable protein BRICK1, producing the protein MAGQEDPVQREIHQDWANREYIEVITSSIKKIADFLNSFDMSCRSRLATLNEKLTALERRIEYIEARVTKGETLT; encoded by the exons ATGGCTGGCCAGGAAGACCCAGTGCAGAGAGAAATCCACCAAGACTGGGCCAACCGGGAGTATATCGAAGTGATCACAAGCAGCATCAAGAAAATAGCCGACTTCCTTAACTCTTTCG ACATGTCATGTCGATCTCGTCTGGCTACGCTCAATGAGAAGTTGACGGCCTTGGAGAGGAGAATCGAATATATTGAAGCAAGA GTGACTAAAGGAGAAACCTTGACTTAA